In one window of Eggerthella guodeyinii DNA:
- a CDS encoding TetR/AcrR family transcriptional regulator, with protein sequence METDKIDRRVQYTKRALTTALIDLMRENHISKISVKALCVAADVNRSTFYAHFRNQYDLLAHVEAEALGDLKARLLADNEPRTRNVVKILEYAKENADVFIMLLDESDGSFQQQIMELAHLVDLQMSDAPGAVEADNLEYMYLFAVSGALGMLSHWLKKGTPQSPAEMSELLLRMIQHGIEERV encoded by the coding sequence ATGGAAACCGACAAGATCGACCGTCGCGTGCAGTACACGAAGCGCGCCCTCACCACCGCCCTCATCGACCTCATGCGCGAGAACCACATCTCCAAGATATCGGTGAAGGCGCTGTGCGTTGCCGCCGACGTGAACCGCAGCACGTTCTACGCCCACTTCCGCAACCAGTACGATCTGCTGGCGCATGTCGAGGCCGAGGCGCTCGGCGACCTCAAGGCGCGGCTGCTGGCCGACAACGAGCCGCGCACGCGCAACGTGGTGAAGATCCTCGAGTACGCGAAGGAAAACGCCGACGTGTTCATCATGCTGCTGGACGAGAGCGACGGCAGCTTCCAGCAGCAGATCATGGAGCTGGCGCACCTCGTGGATTTGCAGATGTCGGACGCGCCCGGCGCAGTGGAGGCCGACAACCTCGAGTACATGTACCTGTTCGCCGTGTCGGGCGCCCTCGGCATGCTGTCGCATTGGCTGAAGAAGGGCACGCCGCAATCCCCCGCCGAGATGTCAGAGCTGCTGCTGCGCATGATCCAGCACGGCATCGAGGAGCGCGTGTAA
- a CDS encoding helix-turn-helix domain-containing protein, giving the protein MNLDIVERLAQMRRRRGLSQGELARALGLSRQAVSKWERGESSPDTENLVALADFYGVSLDELVRPGCSAEAKPAADREPTLVEPGQPDDSASADPLAPRSPRRWTRRAAIGLGVAAAFAAGAFLGSGAVPYPGGQLDLKSGIKRLLGYPEIRGRDFNTVGFRNVVLEWPAGTVEFVPTSSFFPLTVEESVLAGEGMRASYKIEDGTLHLWDGDARGWDDPSAGRDLTIWLPMDDAKDERGYDTGGWSFDTLTLNTSTATFKVSRLAGRRLEVVLRNGVLDDREDPPEESAPAGHGLDVEELDLAVDEGTAHVRAGSRSFKLALDGGNVFATLTDGALREGEGFRAEATVKRGALAICQPNAAEGCMAHVSLAAPSVVDPDADSARFESSLALERERDSAAQAYRWAGDLGVQTDASPLVRTQDEIVYDVALESGTFGLYASPAWDADADEPNRDLASVIAERR; this is encoded by the coding sequence ATGAACCTCGATATCGTCGAGCGCCTCGCCCAGATGCGCCGCCGTCGCGGCCTGTCGCAGGGCGAGCTGGCGCGCGCGTTGGGCCTGTCCCGCCAAGCCGTCTCCAAGTGGGAGCGCGGGGAGTCGTCGCCCGACACGGAGAACCTCGTCGCGCTGGCCGACTTCTACGGCGTGTCGCTCGACGAGCTCGTGCGCCCGGGATGCAGCGCAGAGGCGAAGCCCGCAGCCGATAGGGAGCCGACGCTCGTCGAACCCGGCCAGCCCGACGATTCGGCATCGGCCGACCCGCTTGCGCCTCGTTCTCCGCGTCGATGGACTCGCCGCGCCGCCATCGGCTTGGGCGTGGCGGCGGCGTTTGCCGCGGGAGCGTTCTTGGGGTCGGGCGCCGTCCCGTACCCGGGCGGGCAGCTCGACCTCAAGAGCGGCATCAAGCGCCTGTTGGGTTACCCTGAGATCCGCGGGCGCGACTTCAACACGGTCGGTTTCCGGAACGTCGTGCTCGAATGGCCGGCGGGTACGGTGGAGTTCGTCCCCACGAGCTCGTTCTTCCCGCTCACCGTGGAAGAGTCGGTTCTCGCAGGGGAAGGGATGCGCGCCTCGTACAAGATCGAGGACGGCACGCTGCATCTCTGGGACGGCGACGCGCGCGGCTGGGACGACCCGTCGGCAGGGCGCGACCTGACCATCTGGCTGCCGATGGACGATGCGAAAGACGAGCGCGGCTACGATACGGGCGGTTGGTCGTTCGACACGCTCACGCTCAACACGAGTACGGCGACGTTCAAGGTTTCGCGGCTTGCCGGACGGCGACTGGAGGTTGTCCTGCGCAACGGCGTGCTCGACGATCGGGAGGATCCGCCCGAAGAATCCGCGCCCGCGGGGCACGGTCTCGACGTCGAGGAGCTCGACCTTGCGGTGGATGAGGGCACCGCGCATGTGCGTGCGGGCTCGCGTTCGTTCAAGCTCGCGCTCGACGGCGGCAACGTGTTCGCCACGCTCACGGACGGCGCGCTGCGCGAGGGCGAAGGCTTTCGCGCGGAGGCGACGGTGAAGCGCGGCGCGCTCGCAATCTGCCAGCCGAATGCCGCCGAAGGGTGCATGGCGCACGTCTCGCTCGCCGCCCCGAGCGTCGTCGACCCCGATGCCGATTCTGCGCGGTTCGAAAGCTCCCTCGCCCTCGAGCGCGAGCGCGACTCGGCTGCGCAGGCCTATCGCTGGGCGGGCGACCTCGGCGTCCAAACCGATGCGAGCCCGCTCGTGCGCACGCAGGACGAGATCGTGTACGACGTCGCCCTCGAATCGGGCACCTTCGGCCTCTACGCGTCGCCTGCCTGGGATGCCGATGCCGACGAGCCCAACCGCGACCTCGCCTCGGTCATTGCCGAAAGGAGGTGA
- a CDS encoding helix-turn-helix domain-containing protein gives MSPTSKKGSFMNVEIAQRLAAMRREQGYSQEELAEQLGLSRQAVSKWERAESSPDTGNLIALAKLYGVSIDDLLCIDDDVVDDVLFEEKDKDVTAEAQAQEAAVRANEAAVRAAQAAVAAAQARATAEQAHQAPQPQPQPQPQPVQQPFYGAAPTPQQPQQPQQPQAPYAPQAPESYGNQQRRQRGPWSTFPYPVFCVFAYMVLGFLFGWWHPGWILFLTIPLYYWIAHIIENDPNYRSNRR, from the coding sequence ATGTCCCCAACGTCGAAGAAGGGATCGTTCATGAACGTCGAGATTGCCCAGCGCTTAGCTGCTATGCGACGCGAGCAAGGATACAGTCAAGAGGAGCTGGCCGAGCAGCTCGGGCTGTCGCGGCAGGCGGTGTCGAAGTGGGAACGCGCCGAGTCGTCGCCCGACACGGGAAACCTCATCGCGCTCGCGAAGCTGTACGGCGTGTCCATCGACGACCTGCTGTGCATCGACGACGACGTGGTGGACGACGTTCTGTTCGAGGAGAAGGACAAGGACGTCACCGCCGAGGCCCAGGCGCAGGAAGCCGCCGTGCGCGCCAACGAGGCAGCCGTGCGCGCGGCGCAGGCGGCCGTGGCCGCGGCGCAGGCCCGCGCGACGGCCGAGCAGGCGCACCAGGCCCCGCAGCCGCAGCCCCAACCGCAGCCCCAACCGGTCCAGCAGCCCTTCTACGGCGCGGCCCCCACGCCCCAGCAACCCCAGCAACCTCAGCAGCCGCAGGCTCCCTACGCGCCGCAGGCCCCCGAATCCTACGGCAATCAGCAGCGCCGCCAGCGCGGCCCCTGGTCGACGTTCCCGTACCCCGTGTTCTGCGTGTTCGCGTACATGGTGCTGGGCTTCCTGTTCGGCTGGTGGCATCCGGGCTGGATCCTGTTCCTCACGATCCCGCTGTACTACTGGATCGCGCACATCATCGAGAACGACCCGAACTACCGGTCGAACCGGCGCTAG
- a CDS encoding DUF4097 family beta strand repeat-containing protein, translating to MTKLTGASYVKIALIIVFGALILGAIGFGGCSSWRLSSGIWGETSMGSASVDAADVKNLSIKWGAGEVKVGVTDGGDAIELIETSTGGATKAQQMRWSVSGDTLNVDYGQWFSCSALMGRKSLEVRIPKSYAQQLGTVDIDGASGDYDVSGLGCESLKLQLASGDLTGLDLRADELRVDVASGHLNVEGRFPDRVNVRTASGETRVVCEEVCPSSIDVDIASGEVGVAVPRDSGFTARIDKASGDFTSAFSFSQNGNVYTSGDGSASVNAHIASGEFRIDSSN from the coding sequence ATGACGAAACTAACGGGGGCGTCGTATGTCAAAATCGCGCTCATCATCGTGTTCGGCGCGCTCATCCTGGGCGCCATCGGCTTCGGCGGCTGCTCGTCCTGGCGTCTGAGCAGCGGCATCTGGGGAGAGACGAGCATGGGCTCGGCCAGCGTCGACGCGGCCGACGTCAAGAACCTGTCCATCAAGTGGGGCGCCGGCGAGGTCAAGGTGGGCGTGACCGACGGCGGCGACGCCATCGAGCTCATCGAGACGTCCACGGGCGGCGCGACGAAGGCGCAGCAGATGCGCTGGTCCGTCAGCGGCGACACGCTCAACGTGGACTACGGCCAGTGGTTCTCGTGCTCCGCGCTGATGGGGCGCAAGAGCCTCGAGGTGCGCATCCCGAAGAGCTACGCCCAGCAGCTGGGCACCGTCGACATCGACGGCGCGTCGGGCGACTACGACGTGAGCGGCCTCGGCTGCGAATCGCTCAAGCTGCAGCTTGCGTCGGGCGATCTGACGGGGCTGGACCTGCGGGCGGACGAGCTGCGCGTCGACGTCGCCAGCGGGCACCTGAACGTCGAGGGCCGCTTCCCCGATCGGGTGAACGTGCGCACGGCGTCCGGCGAGACGCGCGTCGTGTGCGAGGAGGTATGCCCCTCGTCCATCGACGTGGACATCGCCAGCGGCGAGGTGGGGGTGGCCGTGCCTCGCGACAGCGGGTTCACCGCGCGCATCGACAAGGCGTCCGGCGACTTCACCAGCGCGTTCTCGTTCTCGCAGAACGGCAACGTGTACACGAGCGGCGACGGCAGCGCCAGCGTGAACGCGCACATCGCCAGCGGCGAGTTCCGCATCGACTCGAGCAACTGA
- a CDS encoding sensor domain-containing diguanylate cyclase — protein MYRKTLHINLFGVSGPLVAALQGIAPLERFTHELIALDDWDDDAFLAGDIVIADAALLEKAHGASRPSRALKALSSQRRQQRGESFSAFVIVADAGTLAAWDADDYALVDAAWIAPLDETRLAFEFARLQREALLASDLRLTRTYLDTAIDSTPELIWFKDARGSHLKVNDAFCATVEKTKRQVEGRGHYFIWDITPEEYATGEYVCLESEDETMEAGRTCLFDEQVKTKRGMRQFKTYKSPLFDEDGRTMGTVGIAHDVTDLGNIATELDILINALPFSVVIEDADGIILNANRETETYFKVDRHRIVGRHIKDWRRIVFGDELAQQRQIHEDREFEAVIDGERKVLEMNKTPIVDVFGNKTGQMRIYRDVTEARRLEERAVMNARTDYLTGLYNRRYFYEYLEERDRAEPLSLVTLDLDDFKDINDQYGHAVGDEALLKVGTLLRQTFPEGLAIRWGGDEFVVAVFGERDPRELREQAEGLLAKLCKRSTVDEHARPLTGSIGIVTSDDQNFSIDELIRRSDEALYRAKRAGKSQCCVYGEGEPTR, from the coding sequence ATGTACCGGAAAACGCTTCACATCAACCTGTTCGGCGTCTCCGGCCCGCTCGTCGCGGCCTTGCAAGGCATCGCGCCCCTCGAGCGCTTCACCCACGAGCTCATCGCCCTCGACGATTGGGACGACGACGCGTTCCTCGCGGGCGACATCGTGATCGCGGACGCCGCCCTGCTCGAGAAGGCGCACGGAGCCTCCCGCCCCTCCCGCGCGCTCAAGGCGCTCTCCTCGCAGCGACGCCAGCAGCGCGGCGAATCGTTCAGCGCCTTCGTCATCGTCGCCGATGCCGGCACGCTGGCCGCCTGGGACGCCGACGACTACGCGCTGGTCGACGCCGCCTGGATCGCACCGCTCGACGAGACGCGGCTCGCCTTCGAGTTCGCCCGCCTGCAACGCGAGGCCCTGCTGGCGTCCGACCTGCGCCTGACCCGCACTTACCTCGACACCGCCATCGACTCCACGCCCGAGCTCATCTGGTTCAAAGACGCGCGCGGCTCCCACCTCAAGGTGAACGACGCGTTCTGCGCCACCGTGGAGAAGACGAAGCGGCAGGTGGAGGGTCGCGGACACTACTTCATCTGGGACATCACGCCCGAGGAGTACGCCACCGGCGAGTACGTGTGCCTGGAATCCGAGGACGAGACGATGGAGGCCGGCCGCACGTGCCTGTTCGACGAGCAGGTGAAGACGAAGCGCGGCATGCGGCAGTTCAAAACGTACAAGTCGCCCCTGTTCGACGAGGACGGGCGCACGATGGGCACCGTGGGCATCGCGCACGACGTGACCGACCTGGGCAACATCGCCACCGAGCTGGACATCCTCATCAACGCGCTGCCGTTCTCGGTGGTCATCGAAGACGCGGACGGCATCATCCTCAACGCGAACCGCGAAACCGAGACGTACTTCAAGGTGGATCGGCACCGCATCGTCGGCAGGCACATCAAGGACTGGCGGCGCATCGTGTTCGGCGACGAGCTCGCCCAGCAGCGCCAGATCCACGAGGATCGCGAGTTCGAAGCCGTGATCGACGGCGAGCGCAAGGTGCTCGAGATGAACAAGACCCCCATCGTGGACGTGTTCGGCAACAAGACGGGCCAGATGCGCATCTACCGCGACGTGACGGAGGCGCGCAGGCTCGAGGAGCGCGCCGTGATGAACGCGCGCACCGACTATCTGACCGGGCTGTACAACCGGCGTTACTTCTACGAGTACCTCGAGGAGCGCGACCGCGCCGAGCCGCTGTCGCTCGTCACGCTCGACCTGGACGACTTCAAGGACATCAACGACCAGTACGGCCACGCGGTGGGCGACGAGGCGCTGCTGAAGGTGGGCACCCTGCTGCGCCAGACGTTCCCGGAAGGCCTGGCCATCCGCTGGGGCGGCGACGAGTTCGTGGTGGCGGTGTTCGGCGAACGCGATCCGCGCGAGCTGCGCGAGCAGGCCGAGGGGCTGCTGGCAAAGCTGTGCAAGCGTTCCACGGTCGACGAGCACGCGCGGCCGCTCACGGGCAGCATCGGCATCGTGACGTCCGACGATCAGAACTTCTCCATCGACGAGCTCATCCGACGCAGCGACGAGGCGCTGTACCGCGCCAAGCGCGCCGGGAAATCGCAATGCTGCGTGTACGGCGAGGGAGAGCCGACCCGCTAA
- the nrfD gene encoding NrfD/PsrC family molybdoenzyme membrane anchor subunit, with amino-acid sequence MFNALTIGYLFLGGTGAGALAVLCVLECARALRWRALAMPEEFFARGWPVCAVTLATGILCLLADLGRPDRLLHLLTSPEPSAMAVGSFALAAALVLAAAFSAFALFDTVRLPRVAVVCLAAAGVAAAGATAAYTGVLLESLASVLLWRTPFVPALFVLSSASCGIAVAFLAASFVETRHPYRGPLVWLARVDGGIVLVEAGCLAVFLLLAFAGEGTVAAARALVLGELAPVFWGVLAVCGLAVPLVLEHFLTHGNSRTQLLWIAALLLVGGFALRWCIVGAGAYDVTQMPEALYGLAGFGQQG; translated from the coding sequence ATGTTCAACGCGCTCACGATAGGCTATCTCTTCCTGGGCGGAACCGGCGCGGGCGCCCTTGCCGTGCTGTGCGTGCTCGAGTGCGCTCGCGCGCTGCGATGGCGCGCGCTCGCCATGCCCGAGGAGTTCTTCGCGCGGGGGTGGCCCGTCTGCGCGGTGACGTTGGCGACGGGCATCCTGTGCCTGCTCGCGGACCTCGGCCGTCCCGACCGCCTGCTCCACCTGCTGACCTCGCCTGAGCCGTCGGCGATGGCGGTCGGGTCGTTCGCGCTTGCGGCCGCGCTGGTGCTTGCGGCGGCGTTCTCGGCGTTCGCGCTGTTCGACACCGTGCGCCTGCCCCGCGTCGCGGTCGTGTGCCTCGCGGCGGCGGGCGTCGCGGCGGCGGGCGCGACGGCGGCCTACACCGGCGTGCTGCTGGAGAGCCTCGCGTCGGTGCTGCTGTGGCGCACGCCGTTCGTGCCGGCGCTGTTCGTGCTGTCGTCGGCGTCGTGCGGCATCGCCGTGGCGTTTTTGGCGGCGTCGTTCGTGGAGACGCGGCACCCGTACCGCGGGCCGCTCGTGTGGCTCGCGCGTGTCGACGGCGGCATCGTGCTCGTGGAAGCGGGCTGCCTGGCCGTCTTCCTGCTGCTCGCCTTCGCGGGCGAGGGGACGGTCGCGGCGGCCCGCGCGCTCGTGCTCGGCGAGCTGGCCCCCGTGTTCTGGGGCGTGCTCGCGGTGTGCGGCCTGGCCGTGCCGCTCGTGCTCGAGCATTTCCTGACGCACGGGAACAGCCGCACGCAGCTGCTGTGGATCGCGGCGTTGCTGCTGGTTGGGGGGTTTGCGCTGCGCTGGTGCATCGTCGGCGCGGGCGCGTACGATGTGACGCAGATGCCGGAGGCGCTGTACGGGCTTGCAGGGTTCGGACAGCAGGGATAA